Proteins co-encoded in one Capsicum annuum cultivar UCD-10X-F1 chromosome 9, UCD10Xv1.1, whole genome shotgun sequence genomic window:
- the LOC107841110 gene encoding GTP-binding nuclear protein Ran-3 translates to MALPNQQTVDYPSFKLVIVGDGGTGKTTFVKRHLTGEFEKKYEPTIGVEVHPLDFFTNCGKIRFYCWDTAGQEKFGGLRDGYYIHGQCAIIMFDVTARLTYKNVPTWHRDLCRVCENIPIVLCGNKVDVKNRQVKAKQVTFHRKKNLQYYEISAKSNYNFEKPFLYLARKLAGDGNLHFVESPALAPPEVQIDLTAQAQHERELAEAAIQPLPDDDDEVFE, encoded by the exons ATG GCTCTACCAAACCAACAAACTGTTGATTATCCTAGCTTTAAGCTTGTTATTGTGGGCGATGGAGGAACCG GGAAGACAACTTTTGTCAAAAGGCATCTCACTggtgaatttgagaaaaaatatgaaC CCACTATTGGTGTGGAGGTTCATCCATTAGACTTCTTCACAAATTGTGGGAAAATTCGCTTTTATTGCTGGGATACAGCTGGACAAGAGAAGTTTGGAGGGCTTCGAGATGGTTACTA CATTCATGGGCAATGTGCAATTATCATGTTTGATGTAACGGCCCGTTTGACCTACAAGAATGTTCCTACATGGCATAGAGATCTTTGCAG GGTTTGTGAAAACATCCCCATTGTTCTCTGTGGAAACAAAGTGGATGTCAAGAACAGGCAGGTTAAGGCAAAGCAAGTGACCTTCCACAGGAAGAAAAATTTGCAGTACTATGAGATCTCGGCAAAGAGTAACTACAACTTTGAGAAGCCTTTTCTGTACCTTGCTAGAAAGCTTGCTGG GGATGGTAATCTTCACTTTGTGGAATCACCTGCACTTGCTCCCCCAGAAGTACAAATTGACTTAACTGCACAGGCACA GCATGAAAGGGAGCTTGCTGAAGCCGCTATCCAGCCACTtcccgatgatgatgatgaagtatTTGAATAG
- the LOC107841109 gene encoding GTP-binding nuclear protein Ran-3 has protein sequence MALPNQQTVDYPSFKLVIVGDGGTGKTTFVKRHLTGEFEKKYEPTIGVEVHPLDFFTNCGKIRFYCWDTAGQEKFGGLRDGYYIHGQCAIIMFDVTARLTYKNVPTWHRDLCRVCENIPIVLCGNKVDVKNRQVKAKQVTFHRKKNLQYYEISAKSNYNFEKPFLYLARKLAGDGNLHFVESPALAPPEVQIDLTAQAQHEKELAEAAIQPLPDDDDEVFE, from the exons ATG GCTCTACCAAATCAACAAACTGTAGATTATCCGAGTTTCAAGCTTGTTATTGTGGGCGATGGAGGAACTG GGAAGACAACTTTTGTCAAAAGGCATCTCACTggtgaatttgagaaaaaatacgAAC CCACTATTGGTGTGGAGGTTCATCCACTAGACTTCTTCACAAATTGTGGGAAAATTCGCTTTTATTGCTGGGATACAGCTGGACAAGAGAAGTTTGGAGGGCTCCGAGATGGTTACTA CATTCATGGGCAATGTGCAATTATCATGTTTGATGTAACGGCCCGTTTGACCTACAAGAATGTTCCTACATGGCATAGAGATCTTTGCAG GGTTTGTGAAAACATCCCCATTGTTCTCTGTGGAAACAAAGTGGATGTCAAGAACAGGCAGGTTAAGGCAAAGCAAGTGACCTTCCACAGGAAGAAAAATTTGCAGTACTATGAGATCTCGGCAAAGAGTAACTACAACTTTGAGAAGCCTTTTCTGTACCTTGCTAGAAAGCTTGCTGG GGATGGAAATCTTCACTTTGTGGAATCACCTGCACTTGCTCCCCCAGAAGTACAAATTGACTTAACTGCACAAGCACA GCATGAAAAGGAGCTTGCTGAAGCTGCTATTCAGCCACttcctgatgatgatgatgaagtatTTGAATAG